The Methanocella arvoryzae MRE50 DNA window CCTGGTAGATCGGCACGCCGATGTCCTTTCTTACTGTATCGGTCACCACCAGTACTCTCTCGTCGGAAGACACGTTAAGGCAGTCTCTGATGGCTGCAGTTGCACTTTTCCTGAGGTCCGGCCCGATGTCCTTCACGCTTAACAGATTCGCTGCCGGCTTAAAAGATGTAATGAATCTTTATGCCGCCGGGGTTTAAAAAAGAGGGCGTCAGAGGTGGGCAGCGAGCCACTCTTTGGCCTGTTTTACCGCTTCCGCATCGTAAGACTTCAGCTTGATCTTCACGATCCCTGACGGGTAAGACCCGAAGGCGATCTGGGGGAACATTTTTACGGCCTCGTTGAGCGTAGGGACAATGTCTGACTCAGGCCGTTTCGTGATGACCCAGTCTACGATGAGCCGGGGTCCTTTGAAGTGGTCTCTGACCAGGCTAAACATGGCCTTCATCTCAGACGGCACTCCCGGTAAGACGTAGATGCGGCTATCTATGATGAACCCTGGCGCGGCGCCTGCCGGATTGTCGATCACTACCGCATTTTCCGGTATGTCGGCCATTACGTAAGCAGCGTCGATTAGTCTGCCCCTCCCTTTCTCCACGACCCTGACTGCATATGGGTCGCGGTACAGGCGTACTCCGGCTGCTTTTGCTACTGCGTAGCGGGTGACGTCATCATGGGTGGGGCCGAGTCCTCCAGTCACTATTATTTTGTCTGTCTTTGCCTGCCGGATTTCGGAGACGATGACGTCTATGTCGTCAGGTATGGTGACTATCCGTTTCAGCAGGGCTCCAGTTTCCGAGAGCTGGCGGGCGAGCCATGTGGAGTTCAGGTCCTCCACGTCGCCGGTCAGAAGTTCGTCTCCGATGCAGATGATGGTGACGTCCATGTTAGCGCCGGCCGCTCCTGCTATAGATCAGGCCTGCTGCGCCAAAGCCGCCGGCTATCAGTGCCATTGGCAGGAAGGACAGACAGGGCTGGGAGCCCGGTGCCTCAGTGGGCACGGGGGTAGCGACAGGCGTCGCTGTCGGGGCAGGCGTCGCCGTCGGCGAAGGCATGGCCGTCGCTGTCGGTGATTCTTCTGTCAGCGTGATGTTGGTTACTACTATAACATTGAGGTATCTGTCGATATGCTCCCATCTGAGGTGGACTCCGGTAGCATTGCGGTAGACTGCGAATTCCTTCTGTGTAGGCGGGTACTGCATCATGTCAAGGAGCTTTTTGTTCGGGCCTACGTTCCCGGCAAGGTTGTACTCTTCGGAAGTGTATATTCTTCCCTTATCGTCTGCAAAATTGATCCTGAACTGGTATCTGATCTGCTCGTCGGTGGGATTCGCAATCCAGTAGGATACTGTGTAGAACTGGTACTGTGTTGGCGGGTAGTTGAAGGTTGAGTACCCGGTAGGCGTGTCGGAGACTTTGATGTCCTTGATCTGGATTTCGATGCCCGTATCGTCCACCAGTCTGGCTGGCTCGGCATAATAAATCTTTTCAGCGGCATAGGCAGGCGCAATAAACAAGAGTGTCATGAGCGCTGCGATGATCATGATTCTGAGCTTCATGCTTACCACATTCCTTCGTGCTCTGGCACGATCTTATAGTGACTGGTTAATATAGGCTATCTAGGGTTATTTTATCTTTATCTAACTAAGAGGTAATATGGGAGTTAGATTTGCCTGACTAAATGCGATACTATGTCGCGTATTCCGCGGAAAAAGCAGATCATGTATATCATATTTAATAATTACAGATTATTTGTAATTTCATCACGAATTTGCTTGACGGCCTCAATGCTATCCGAAATTAATTATATACAAGCCTTGTAATATATCCTTTACCACGGTTATATTCTTTGATTTACGTCAATTGACTAGCAATATCTTTATCTATAAGCAGTTTAATTTATCAAAGGAATCAGTCTATAATGATTATATATTATAGTCGATTCTGAGAATCTAATAATAATGTGGAGGCCAACAATGAGCATACAACAGGTGAAACTTGTCAACACGGTCCTGGATGGCCCTGTGCGCGAAGTTGCCCTTGAAGAGGCAAAAGAAAACCTGTCAAGGAATCAGAACACCATCATGATCGACGAGGAGGCCTGGATCACAGTAGAGATGATCGCTACCGGTGCGCTAAGCCCGTGTAATGGATTCATGACCCGGGAAGACTACTCATCTGTCCTCCACACCGGAAGGCTTGCTGACGGTACGCCGTGGCCTACGCCGCTATCTTTTGCCATGGCGGGCGAAAAGAACCAGGAAGTTCTGAAAGGCCTGAAAAAGGGCGATGTCGTAACTCTGATTAATCGGGAAAAGCAGCCCGTGGCCCGTATACATGCGGAAGAGGTCTTCGAGTATGACCGGGAAGAGCGTGCGCAGTGCGTGTTTGGCACTACTGATAAGCGCCACCCTGGCGTTCGCAGCATCTACGAACGGATGGGCGAGAGGTCGCTTGCCGGTAAGGTAGAACTGCTAAACCGGGCTTACTGGGGCGCCTTCGAAAAATACCGGATGACTCCGGCTGAGAGCTTCGACTACTTCTACAAGAAGAAGGGAGCCCGGACCGTCGTCGGCTTCATCACCGGGGCAAACCCTGTCCACCGGGGCCATGAGCACATCCACCGGGTCGCGCTGGAAAACAACGACATGCTGCTCATTCAGCCGCTGGTCCAGCTGGCAAAGCCTGAATACATCAGGTCCGAGCACCGCATCCAGGCATATGAGACGCTTATCAACAAATATTACCCGAAAGACCGGGTGCTGATGAGCCCGCTCCGGGTCACCTACATCTTCGCCGGCCCCCGGGAAGCGATCCTCCATGCCATCGTTTCCCGCAACTTCGGTGCCACACACTTTGCCATCGGCAGAGATCATGCTGGCGTCGGCAGCTACTACGGAGACTATGAATGCCAGTCGATCTTCGACCGCCTGTACGACGGAGGCTCGAAAGAGCTGGGCATCGAGCTTATGGCGTTCAGCGAGGTCTTCTACTGTTGCCGGTGCGGCACCACCGCTACGGAAAACACCTGCCCGCACGGCAAGCAGTACCGCATCAACATCAGTGGCACCGGCATCCGCGAGCTCATGAGATACGGCTACCTGCCACCCAAAGAGGTGTCCCGGCCGGAAGTCTCGAGGATCGGCATGCAGGGCATCCAGCCTAAAGGCCTGGACGAAAACGGCGGCTCTATCTACCCAGTAGGCGCCATTATCAAGAAGATGTTCCCGTTCTACCTCGTGGCCAAGCGTCTCGGGGGACAGCTCAGGGAGAAGCCCCTGTCGTGGGAAGATCTCACTCTCGAGGACGTCGAACGGGCGCTGATGGATGTCAGAGAGAACGCTGACCGGATTCTCCGGGACATCGCCACCGACGTCGAGTACCACATGGACGTGCGCCGTGACATGGCTCATCAGTGGAGGGCCGAGACTGCCGAGTACACCCGGGAACGCCAGCTAAGCCTGATCAAAGCCCTGGACGAGAAAGTCAGGTCTGCAGACCCCAATGCGGACAACAAGATGTTCCAGAGCAAGGCCGAGGCCGAAAAAGAGCTGGAGGTCGCAAAGGCAGTTTACGACAGCATGCCCGATGGCAAGATCGATAACCGCAAGCTCGTCTGGAACCCGCTGAAGTACGAAGAGTACAGATAAAAAAGATTACTGGGAAGGGATCTCAGATAGCCGGAGATCCACTTCCTGCCTGATTGGGCCTCTCTGGATGACCATGGTCACCCGGTCGCCCACTCTTTTTGACCGCACTTCTTTAGTCAGCTCGTCCATGTCAGTGATGCTCTTCTTGTCAGTGGCCAGGATCAGGTCTCCGGCGGAAATCCCCGCCTCTTCTGCCGGGCTGTTGTTGAAAACCCGGGTGACCAGGATGCCTTTGTCCGAGGGCAGATCGTAGTACTGGGAGATCTGCGGAGTGACGCCCACGCCGAGAATGCCCAGCCAGGGCCGGATAATCCTTCCATGCTCTATCAGCTCTTCGGCGATGCGCCGGGCCACGTCGACTGGTATAGAGAAGCCGATGCCCTGGGCGAACGGGATATTCGCAGAGTTGATGCCGATGATCTCTCCCTTGCGATTGACCAGCGGGCCACCGCTGTTGCCCGGGTTGATGTGGGCGTCCGTCTGCATCAGGTCTTCGAACACGCCTTGCTCCGCCTGTATGGTCCGGTGCAGGGCGCTGATTACGCCAACTGTCACTGTCGGCCCTCTCAACAGAAACCCGAACGGATTGCCGAAAGCGATCGCGGTCTGGCCGACCTTGACGGTCTCTGACGTGCCAAGCTTTGCCTCGGGGAGATTGTCCGACTTTATGCCGACCACGGCAATATCGCTGGTAGGGTCGGTACCGATCAGCTTACCTTTGAATTTTCTGCCGTCGAAGAGCGTGACTTCGATACTTTCCGCTCCTTCTATGATGTGGTTGTTTGTCAGTATGTAGCCGTTCCGGCCGTCGAAAATCACGCCGGAGCCCATGCCTCTGAGCGGCACGACGTTCATGTAGTAATCGTGAACCAGGCGAACGGTGTTAATGTTGACAACCGCTGGCCCCACTCTTTCGATCATCGCTATCATTTCATCATCGGATATTGACATGGCACACTCCCTCTAACACATAATTTACATATTTATATAAAATATATGGCACAATAATGTAGTGATAGTGGCTTGCCTGCAGTCGCTTACTGTGTGTCCGGCCGCTCGCAAAGCCTTTATCTGGCATGCAGTCCGATTATGATGCGTCATGCCTGCCGCTGAGTGTGGACCCCGTTTCAAGTGTGAGTGCTGTGGACTTTGCTGCCGCAGAGACCCGTATTATGCTGTATCTTTGCTCGACATCCAGAACATCAGCATGGGCCTGGGGCTGCAGCCGGGGGAATTTTTCCGCCGGTACTGCGACGTCGTGACGACGCCCGGGGGATTCAGGTATGCTGTCATTCTGGCGCCTGACGGCTGCCCGTTTCTGAAGGACGGGCTGTGTGGCATCCACCAGGTGAAGCCTATAGGCTGCTGGGTCTTTCCCGAGTCGTCTCTCCTGCCTGTCAGGGACCTGAAGAAGCACGTCAACGCCATTCCTACCTGCGCTATCCTGAAAATGCCGGACGATGATCGGCCGCTGACCGCCGATTACGAGCTGCTGGCAGCCAGGGAAGTTCATTTCGAGGACACGAGAGCATATTTCGGGCAACACGAAATCTTTGAAGAGCATCCCTGGCGCGAGGCGACTGATCGGCTGATAGAGAAACTTCGGGATGCTGAAGAGATCGGCCGTCGGGCGGAAGCCCTCAGGGCTATGGCTGGTAAGCAGATCGCTACAGCCAGAGGGAAACTCTAAGGCAGGCGAGTATAAGGGAGTTCTCTGCGAGCGATCTCATTCAAGGGCATACAGGCTGCGCAGCCCCGATAATTTATCTTTTTTAATTGGCAGATTAATGGTAGAGTTTTAAATAAAATCAGCTCTAAACATTATCCGGGTAGTTATGTTACCTCTGTCATCCATCAAGTTCCATGCAATTATCCTGATAGCTATTCTAGTAATTGCGTCCGCAGCGGTCATAGGCGGCGCAAGCGTTCTCTACAACCGGGAAGTTATCAAGCACGAGATATGGGACAACAATCTGGCAGTAGCAAAGTCAACTTCGGCACTTACTGTCAATTATATGGATCTCGCCCGGACCTACCTTACCAGCCTGGCAGATCGGCCGCTGGTGATCAAAGCTATTCAGGAGAAGGATATTGCTTTCCTTGATTTTAACGCTCAGTATGCCGTTAACCAGAGTGAGCAATTGACCTCGGTCTTTTTCACAGATCAGTCGGGTACCGTCATATCCAGCTATCCGTACACCCAGCGGATAGGTGAGTCATATATCGACCGGCCTTACGTCGGCGAGGTACTCAACACATCGGAACCTGTAATCAGCAGCGTACAGATAAGCCCGTATACCGGTCAACCGACTGTGTACTTCGGCATTCCGATCATGGATAATACTACGGCCATAGGGACGCTGATCGGAAGCGTCAATCTGGCCAACTTTAGGGACCTTCTGGCCGAAACGCAGGTGAAGGAAAACCATTTCGTTTACCTTGTAAATAAAAGCGGCCGGGTTATGGTCCACAGTAATAGTTCATACATGGATAAAATGGCCGATTTTAGCTCTATACCTGCCGTAGCTAGTGTTATTCGGGGAGAAGAGGGGATTGTAGAGCAGTATTTTCCCTTCGAGAATGATCAGCGGCTGGTAGCGTATACGCCAGTGACACAATACGGCTGGGGCGTCGTCGTGGCTACGCCTGTAGACGTGGCCTATAAGCCGATTAATGACTCCATGTGGTTATTCATTACGTTCATCGCGGGCTTATTGATCTTATCGCTGCTTATCGCTATGATTGTCGGGAAATACATTACTGATCCCATTCTTAAGATCAACAGCGCAACTTCATATATTCCTGATGGCGATCCTGAACGATTGAAAGCGTTTTTGCCCGTCGGCCGGAAAGACGGGATCGGCAGCCTGGCGAGGTCGTTTATCACTATGGCCAGCACAATCAAAAGCGACCGCGAAAGGGTAATAGCCGCCATGAACCAGGCCGAAGAAGCCCGGGCGCATGCCGAGAGCGAGCGAGAGCGGGCGGAGGAAGAGAAGAACCGGGCTGAACTGTACGTGGACATCATGGGCCATGATATCAATAACCTGAATCAGGCTGCTCTGGCTAACCTGGAACTGCTGGAAATGGACGAGAGCCTGACTGATGAGCAACGAGCGACCATCGAGGATGCTCTGGTAGCCGTCAAAGGCAGCGCCTCGGTCATCGACAGCGTCAGGACTATCCAGCGGGCGACTGAAGAAAAAATTACCCTGGAGAATGTCGACATCAACGACTATGTCGTACAATGCATCACTGAAGCTCCCCGTCCCAAAGGCCGAAAGGTCACAATTAATTACCAGCCCCGGAAAGGCTTGCTGGTCAAAGGCAGTTCGCTGCTGAAAGCAGTTTTCTGCAACCTCATAAGTAATGCGGTTAAACATTCTACCGGAGATGTTACAATCGACATATACGTCCGATCTACAGAGAAGCTCAGCAAGCCTTTCTGGGAGATCGCCATCGAAGACGACGGCCCAGGAATACCCGATGCAGTGAAGCCCCGGCTCTTCGCCAGATTTCAGCGAGGGACAACAAAAGCGAAAGGCAGAGGTTTAGGATTATTCATAGTCCGCACCCTGGCCGAAAGGTTCGGGGGATCTGTGACTATGGAAGACCGCGTTCCGGGTGATCACACTAAAGGGAGCAGATTCATCGTAACTTTGCCGGTGAGTGCGGATAAATGAAACCAGATTATAATTTTATATGCGTCAAAACATATCTATGGTGAAATAATTTATCTATTTACCAATCTGAACCTATTGTACAGTCCTGTAGCAGCCAGACTGTACAAAAAGTTTCTTGCAGTACTATAGTTAGCTGTCCCGCATTCACCCATGAGGAATGCCAATGATCGAATGTAGTCCAGCATGCAGAGTAGGTATAGCTATCGTGGAAGATGAAAAAGAGCTGGTAAAAGTTTACGAGAAGGCGTTTTCCCGGAGGAAGATTGAGATTTGCTTCATAGCCTATGATGGCCTGGAAGCGGTCAAACTGTATCTCTCGTGTACTCCCAGGCCGCATGCAGTCCTGATGGACTATCGCCTGCCCATCATGAACGGCCTCGAAGCTACGTCAGAGATCAAGAAGATCGACCCCGAAGCAAAAGTGATCTTTTTAAGCGCCGACGTATCCGTCAGAGATGATGCGATGAAGGCCGGAGCCTTCGCCTTCCTGAAAAAGCCGGCCAGCCTCAAAGAAATCCTTGATACTGTCCAGAAGGCGTTAGGCAGGATTCCTGCAGTATAGTCCGTTTGGATAACCCGTCAGAATAACGTGATCTCCAGAGCGAGGACTGCCGCAGATGCTAAGATGACCAGAGGCGTCACTGTAAGCCCTGTTTTGATGAACTCGGTAATTCCGGTCGTCCACTTTTCCACTCTGGCACATTCGATCCAGAGAATGCCTGCCAGCGCGCCGGTAATGGTGATATTGGCTCCGAGGTTGCTCCCGATCACGAGTGAATAGGCCATCGCGAGAGCCATATCCTGCGTATGGGCAATGCCGAGCGACACCGGTACCATCATGGCGGTCATCGGGATGTTGTTTACCACGTTGCAAAGGAATGCCGACATCATAGACATAAAGAACGTGGCTACAATCGGATTCTGTCCTACGATAGATAATATTGCACTGCCCGCCAGAGCGTTGACTCCGCTCACTTCCAGTCCCTTGACTACGATGAAGAGCGAGATCACGAAGACGACCACCCGCCAGGAAATCCTCTTAGTCCTGAGCATCGGCTTACGCTCGGCCAGGTATATGGCGATCATACCGATGGTTGTGATAGCTGACAGTGGGATGGCAATGGCGCTGGCGAACCCGCACCCTATGAGGACGAAGGCAAGCACTACGAGGCCTACTGCTACCATGGGCATGCTTTTGATCAAATCTTTAGAGTTCACGTGCTCCAGCGGCTGGTAACGGGCTGTGATCGAGTTCCTGAACATGTACCGGAAGATCACGTAGTTGACAACAAGAGCCGCCATTGTCGGCAGGAACATGTAAGCCGCAAAGTCGACGTATCCCAGGTGGAATGCGTCGGCTATCATGATGTTGGTCAGGTTGCCTATCAGGAGGAACATAGAGGCTATGTTTGCCGCGAAGAAGAACGCGTACATGAATGGCTTTGAGTTTAGGTTGGCCCTGCGGCAGAACTTTAGGATGATTGGGGTGAGCGTGAGGATGGCGATATCGTTGGAAGTGAATGCAGTGATAAGGCAGGTGACCACGTACGTATAGGTGAACAGCTTCCAGGCATCGCCCTTCGCCATCTGCATAGCTTTAACCGCGCACCACTCGAAAAACCCGTAGTCGTCCAGAAAGGTGCTGATCACCATCAGCTCGATCAGGATGATGACCACGTTCCAGGTCGTGACCTGCGGCGTAGCAAAAGGCGTCGCGAAGCCCAGCGCTTCAAGAATGTGGTGAGGCTGCAGGAAGACCAGCATCAGCAAAGCGCCGAGTAGTGCCCCGGTTGTCTCATTGAATCTCCAGGGGCGGACCATGATCAGGAAAAAGGTGAGCAGGAAAATGAGGACGATGAGGATTTCGCTGATCATACCTTGTCTGCTACAGGATACGATCCTAGTACTTTAAGCTTGCTGGTCCTGTCCTTCAGGGCATGGAGCGCTTCGCCCAGCACTTTATCCTGGCAGTGGCCTTCCACGTCTATGAAGAACCGGTAGTCGCCAAGCGTCAGCTTGGATGGCCGGGACTCGATCCTTGTCATGTTGATGCCTCTCGTCGCGAACTCTCCGAGGAATTCGTATAACGCCCCGGGCCTGTCCCGGTCGAGGTAGACTGCCAGCGAGGTCTTGTCCTGTCCCGTCGGGGCTGGGAGGTTCTTGCCGATGACGAGGAACCTGGTATAGTTTGCCGTCCGATCCTGAATTCCCTCGGCGAGGACTTTAAGATGGTACTTCTCCGCCGAAGCCGAGCAGCCGATGGCAGCCATCTCAGGGAACTCCTGAGCCAGCCTGGCTGCATGAGCAGTGCTGCCCGTAGACCTTATCTCAGCATTTGGATAATGCTCCCGGATATATTTCCTGCACTGGCCGAGCCCCTGAGGATGAGATAAGATGACTTTAATCTCGGACGCATCCGGCCTCGCCATCAGGCACTGCCGGATCGGAATGACAACCTCCCCTACGATCGGTGATTTGACGTCAAGCAGCCTGTCATGGATAACGCCGACCGGGCCTTCTACCGAGTTCT harbors:
- a CDS encoding competence/damage-inducible protein A, which translates into the protein MDVTIICIGDELLTGDVEDLNSTWLARQLSETGALLKRIVTIPDDIDVIVSEIRQAKTDKIIVTGGLGPTHDDVTRYAVAKAAGVRLYRDPYAVRVVEKGRGRLIDAAYVMADIPENAVVIDNPAGAAPGFIIDSRIYVLPGVPSEMKAMFSLVRDHFKGPRLIVDWVITKRPESDIVPTLNEAVKMFPQIAFGSYPSGIVKIKLKSYDAEAVKQAKEWLAAHL
- a CDS encoding sulfate adenylyltransferase — translated: MSIQQVKLVNTVLDGPVREVALEEAKENLSRNQNTIMIDEEAWITVEMIATGALSPCNGFMTREDYSSVLHTGRLADGTPWPTPLSFAMAGEKNQEVLKGLKKGDVVTLINREKQPVARIHAEEVFEYDREERAQCVFGTTDKRHPGVRSIYERMGERSLAGKVELLNRAYWGAFEKYRMTPAESFDYFYKKKGARTVVGFITGANPVHRGHEHIHRVALENNDMLLIQPLVQLAKPEYIRSEHRIQAYETLINKYYPKDRVLMSPLRVTYIFAGPREAILHAIVSRNFGATHFAIGRDHAGVGSYYGDYECQSIFDRLYDGGSKELGIELMAFSEVFYCCRCGTTATENTCPHGKQYRINISGTGIRELMRYGYLPPKEVSRPEVSRIGMQGIQPKGLDENGGSIYPVGAIIKKMFPFYLVAKRLGGQLREKPLSWEDLTLEDVERALMDVRENADRILRDIATDVEYHMDVRRDMAHQWRAETAEYTRERQLSLIKALDEKVRSADPNADNKMFQSKAEAEKELEVAKAVYDSMPDGKIDNRKLVWNPLKYEEYR
- a CDS encoding S1C family serine protease; translation: MSISDDEMIAMIERVGPAVVNINTVRLVHDYYMNVVPLRGMGSGVIFDGRNGYILTNNHIIEGAESIEVTLFDGRKFKGKLIGTDPTSDIAVVGIKSDNLPEAKLGTSETVKVGQTAIAFGNPFGFLLRGPTVTVGVISALHRTIQAEQGVFEDLMQTDAHINPGNSGGPLVNRKGEIIGINSANIPFAQGIGFSIPVDVARRIAEELIEHGRIIRPWLGILGVGVTPQISQYYDLPSDKGILVTRVFNNSPAEEAGISAGDLILATDKKSITDMDELTKEVRSKRVGDRVTMVIQRGPIRQEVDLRLSEIPSQ
- a CDS encoding YkgJ family cysteine cluster protein, which translates into the protein MPAAECGPRFKCECCGLCCRRDPYYAVSLLDIQNISMGLGLQPGEFFRRYCDVVTTPGGFRYAVILAPDGCPFLKDGLCGIHQVKPIGCWVFPESSLLPVRDLKKHVNAIPTCAILKMPDDDRPLTADYELLAAREVHFEDTRAYFGQHEIFEEHPWREATDRLIEKLRDAEEIGRRAEALRAMAGKQIATARGKL
- a CDS encoding sensor histidine kinase, with protein sequence MLPLSSIKFHAIILIAILVIASAAVIGGASVLYNREVIKHEIWDNNLAVAKSTSALTVNYMDLARTYLTSLADRPLVIKAIQEKDIAFLDFNAQYAVNQSEQLTSVFFTDQSGTVISSYPYTQRIGESYIDRPYVGEVLNTSEPVISSVQISPYTGQPTVYFGIPIMDNTTAIGTLIGSVNLANFRDLLAETQVKENHFVYLVNKSGRVMVHSNSSYMDKMADFSSIPAVASVIRGEEGIVEQYFPFENDQRLVAYTPVTQYGWGVVVATPVDVAYKPINDSMWLFITFIAGLLILSLLIAMIVGKYITDPILKINSATSYIPDGDPERLKAFLPVGRKDGIGSLARSFITMASTIKSDRERVIAAMNQAEEARAHAESERERAEEEKNRAELYVDIMGHDINNLNQAALANLELLEMDESLTDEQRATIEDALVAVKGSASVIDSVRTIQRATEEKITLENVDINDYVVQCITEAPRPKGRKVTINYQPRKGLLVKGSSLLKAVFCNLISNAVKHSTGDVTIDIYVRSTEKLSKPFWEIAIEDDGPGIPDAVKPRLFARFQRGTTKAKGRGLGLFIVRTLAERFGGSVTMEDRVPGDHTKGSRFIVTLPVSADK
- a CDS encoding response regulator, whose product is MIECSPACRVGIAIVEDEKELVKVYEKAFSRRKIEICFIAYDGLEAVKLYLSCTPRPHAVLMDYRLPIMNGLEATSEIKKIDPEAKVIFLSADVSVRDDAMKAGAFAFLKKPASLKEILDTVQKALGRIPAV
- a CDS encoding ArsB/NhaD family transporter: MISEILIVLIFLLTFFLIMVRPWRFNETTGALLGALLMLVFLQPHHILEALGFATPFATPQVTTWNVVIILIELMVISTFLDDYGFFEWCAVKAMQMAKGDAWKLFTYTYVVTCLITAFTSNDIAILTLTPIILKFCRRANLNSKPFMYAFFFAANIASMFLLIGNLTNIMIADAFHLGYVDFAAYMFLPTMAALVVNYVIFRYMFRNSITARYQPLEHVNSKDLIKSMPMVAVGLVVLAFVLIGCGFASAIAIPLSAITTIGMIAIYLAERKPMLRTKRISWRVVVFVISLFIVVKGLEVSGVNALAGSAILSIVGQNPIVATFFMSMMSAFLCNVVNNIPMTAMMVPVSLGIAHTQDMALAMAYSLVIGSNLGANITITGALAGILWIECARVEKWTTGITEFIKTGLTVTPLVILASAAVLALEITLF
- the pheA gene encoding prephenate dehydratase; translation: MRLGLLGPEGTFSEMAAKKWRKDAELVFFDDMELAAMAVDEGRVDESIVAIENSVEGPVGVIHDRLLDVKSPIVGEVVIPIRQCLMARPDASEIKVILSHPQGLGQCRKYIREHYPNAEIRSTGSTAHAARLAQEFPEMAAIGCSASAEKYHLKVLAEGIQDRTANYTRFLVIGKNLPAPTGQDKTSLAVYLDRDRPGALYEFLGEFATRGINMTRIESRPSKLTLGDYRFFIDVEGHCQDKVLGEALHALKDRTSKLKVLGSYPVADKV